The DNA region TGTCCGAGGACGGCACACAGCGTATTGTCCGGCGCGACAAGATCTGACTGAATGCTACACGAAATCCGACCTGGAGAGAAGCGAGAACTAGCTTAAAGCTGAGGTCTACGACTGGCCCGTTACGATCATAAAAACCGTGAGCAGATGAACCTAATTCGATCATTCGTTGCGATGGACCTGGTCGTCCATTCGCTTTACCCCCTTTTCCACCAGGCCGGTTCCTACGCCGATTCTGAATGAAGATCGTTACACACCTGGTGCCGTGTTATAACATGAGTATAAGCTGTAGATTATAGAATGAGAATATCGTGAGTGCCCTAAAGTCATCTTCCAGAACACACTGCGGATATTAAAAAATACTGGGTGTCACAGCGTTTAATGACATTCGAGACTGAGGGAACGCCAGCTGGCGTTGATGGTAAGGAGGGCTTTGGTAACTGGGTACGCCTGGCTAACTCCATAAAGTTTTACTTTTCTAAATACTCGACTattaaaagacaagaaaaggggATGTTTACCTTTACTCTTTGAACCTAAAATATTACAGAAGTCATACACCTGTAAAAAGTGAAAACTTGCTTTGGAGACACCTCTGTAAGAAAGTCTGCAGTCACGTTTTCGGCGTAATTGTGCTAAAGTGCTGATACCTGGAGGGATCAAGGTGCAGTCTCTGCTCTTCTCAGCCTTCTTGCGCGCCAGCAGATCCTGGTACTGCTGCTCTCGCTTCTCTAGGATCCTCTGGTTATACACATCCAGCTGCAACATGCACGCAGATTCAGATGCAGCCAAAAATGATCAGCTGTTCCAGAGAAAAGATTTGGTACCACTGACCTTCTCCTTTTGCTTGATCTTGATGTCCTCCTCCGTCTCGGCTAAGCTCTGAAGACCGTAGGTCGACGGTTCTGTGGGTAAACTAAACTGGACTGATTTAGCAATTTTGGGTGACGACTGGGCGGAAAGGCTCTTGACCGTCTCGATGACCTTCAGACATCTGGCCACAGTTGTAGAAATGGCAGATTTCTCATCGTCTGGAGGGCTGAGTTTTGCTGCTTCCGATGGCGTCACTGTGGCTGTGCTCACGCACGCCGACGGACCGTCGGATTTGAGGTGCGGAGCTGCACGAGGCTGATCGATGAAGGGTAAGACCGCCtgagcagaggggggagagtAAGGAGGTTGTCCCGCAGGGCGCCGTGGTGGAGGTCCAGGCGGtggtcctggaggagttggcCCATGCGGACGTTGGGGTGGAGTCCCAGGAGGATGCTGTCCAGGGAGATGTAGAGGGACTTCTGTGGATAGTCCTGCAACTGGTCCAAACTGCTGGGCTGAGTGGCCGGCTCCAGGGGTCTGGGCGAAACCCCCACTGAAGGTAGCGGAGCTCATCCCCAGAGAGGATTGGGTAATGGTTCCGAGGGGAAAGTTGGAAGAGGGAGTTGGATGTTGGTAGTGagaaggtggaggtgcaggtggtcTGAGAGAAGAAGGGGTGGGGGATTTGGTTCCCATCGTCTTGGTGAGACTCTGTAACATTTGGGCTTTCTTTAGAGACTCCAGCTCTTTTTGGTCCAGGAAATCTTCATATTCTGAGACAGCTTCATGTCTGCTGTGTGGCTCCAAACTAGAAGCCCTAgcaggggagagagaatggaggGCTTCTGATTCGGAAGAACCAGTTCTGCCAGTATAGCGTTCGGCCCTAGAGGATGACAAtgtctctctttctgctgaaGAGGACTTTGGACTGTAGATTTTTTCTTGCGCTCTGCTTGCCAATTTGGAAACATCACCTGTGCTTAACTTTAGGCCAATTGTACGGAGAAGACTCTGGATCTTCTCATAAGGTTCTGCTTGGCTCTTTGAGTCCTGGCTTGTTGGCAGCCATTCAGGACTCGAGTGTTCTTCAGCATCTACCTTCAGCCTGCTCTTGGTGAGCTCCTGAGCCATTCCGACAATTCGGGAAAAGCCTTTTCCATCATGAAGAGCCCGTTCGTGAGGCAGGAGATCATCGCTCCCATAAACTGGTTCGGATTTCTTCTCGGCATCCACTTTTTTGTTTAGCATGTCAAGAAAGCGGTCGAGGGGTTtctgagctgcaggtttctCCACGGGAGGCGACTGACGTGGTTTTGTATGCGAGAGTTGAGGGGATGGGCTTCTGGGAGGTGGTTCTGTGGGAGATGGTGGTCTGTAAGGATGGTGGGAGGATGACTCTGCAGCACTATGGGGTCCTTGAGTTTTAGTGGAGCCAGAAAGAACATCACCAGACTGGGTAGATGGCACGGAACTCTGGGAAGACTGGCTGGAGCGATATGGGTCGTAGGGCGGGTCGCAGTAACGGTCTTCATAGGGTTCGTCGTAAACGTCATAGCGATCAGTGTAGCGCGTGCTGGTGGGCAGAGGGTCACTATAGACCCCTTCCCCATACGGACGAGCTTCATATAAACGGTCACTATAAGGGTGTCGGTCAGAGTAAGGATGACCACTGTAAGGATCACCATAGCGGTCACCATAAAGACGTTCCTGATAAGGGCTGTACGGTCGGTCGTAATAAGGATCCTCGTAGAGTCGAGAAGGGTGTTGGAGGTACTCGGGTCCTTCCGGACGTTTCTTCAGGATTGAGCGTACAGGTCTGTACTCAGCCAACGGAACAGCAATCCTTCCATGGTCGTAGTCTATACAGGTCCTGTGTCCAGGGTCGCGTTCCACTAGGGACTTCTTGTAAGCGATCATCTcattcagctcctccagttctcGTTTTTTCTGTGCCAGCTCATCTTCCACGATTCCAGCTCGTCTGGGAGGAGGACttgcttcttttctcctcctgtgaCTTTCTTCTCGCTCCCTGCTGACTTTGCTCCTCTTCTTGTTGGCCCTgtccctgctcctctccctgctcctgctgcgACTCTTTGAGCGCCTGTACGACCTCTCTCTACTTCGCACGATCCGACTGCCTTTGCGGTCGcggtcagtgctgctgctgctgggtctcTTTTTCAGGGTACGTCCAAACTCATCTCTTTTGGGGCTCCTGCTTCTACTCCGAGTCCcgcctctgctcctgctcctacTCCTGCTTCTACTCTTGCTCCtactcctgctcctgctcctacTCCTGCTTCTACTCCTGCTTCTACTATGTCTATATCTGTTTAAACTGCAGTTCCTCTTGTGGACGCTGGTCTTGCTGTCTCGGGTTCTTAGGCTTTTGACCACTGCCTTGAGCTTCTCTGTGTTTTGCTTCACTTTCCTGAAATGTGAGAGGTAAATTGTGTAACAACAGCTCCCAACAAGTCTGGACTCCAccataattaaataaatcataaCTCACTCAGTGTCCTCTAAAGCTTTGGCCAGCTTGATGGTCATCTGCCCAGTGAAAGAGATACATTTACATTGAACGAAAAACACTACTGGAAATACACAGTAATAATTGGATATGGAAATATTTTAGTTATCGTTTTACTTCTGCTATTATAACAATCTCAATCCCAACAATTAACCAATTAAGAAGAGGTAAAGGTCCAGCATGAAACCAGCTTTTGGACATCTTATCCTGTCCATGGCTCTAAAAGCTGAAGTTagaagtgaaatgaaaaaaaacaaacaaactcaccTTTCCTTTGCTGGCTCCCACACCCCCGAGTTTACGGACAGGTAAGAAGACGCTCTCGGTGTAGCGTTTGATCCTGATGGCCTGTATTCCACCCTCTGCCGTTTCatgctggaaaataaaatatcttcaacaacagcagtgcaTTCAGGCCATTTAAAGGCCTCATCTTCCTGTTGACTGTATTATACAGTCTCCCCCAGCTTCACTTACCGCTGCCAAGCTGAAGTCCACCTTCTCGTTcagctccagcttcttcttctccacaaCCTCAAACATGTGGAAGTACAGCTGAGGATTCTGGGAGCACTTGATGAGGCCTGAGTTGTCGGAGAACTCGATGACGATGCCCTGGTGATCCGTGAGTTAAAATCCAAATTTCATACTTcacataaaatatataaaatagttTCACTGGTTGTCACAGATGAGTCCCAGCCTGTaaagaagcccccccccatGTCTTACATGTTGCCGCTGCTCGTTGGACTCCTCAAAGGACTCGGGGAGGATCTCTACATAGGTGGCCCGTTCGGCTTTGGTCTCTAGGTGTGTAGCGATGTGGAAACGGACCTTCACAGAACAAACAGGTAAGATCTGTGTTTTCAGTACCACCTCCTGTGCTCAGAGGACAGAACCCTCACCCTGTCTCCGTCAAACATGGTGGCGGTGCTCAGCAGGTCGTTGGGACAGAAGgaaagctgcttctgctgcccaTCAACGGTCATCACCAGGCGACCCATGCTAGGCTCTGGTTTAGCTTCCCCGCCAGCGTTAGCATCAGGCAACAGTTTAAcatcctcttccttctctaCTTTAATCTCCAtccgttcctcctcctcagcgccttcttccttctcatcttctgtggttttctccactttaatTTTGACCTGAGAGAGACAAACAATATTAAAAGAATGAATGTTTTCAGGACAGAAGGGAATTTCCTCCTCTACCTGTGTGACAGGCATTTGTCCATTTTTTGTAGCTCCTTGTTCTTCAGTCGGCTCCTGCTTGATTTTCATGTTCCTGGAGATGGCCTTCAGAACAGTTCCTTCAAAGCGTTCCTTGCTGATCTCGTCCAGGGTGTCGGGGTCTCTCACTTTAAAGCCAAGGGGGGTCCACTAGGATGCAACAGCAAATGCAGATGAAGTGAAATACAAATcttaacattaaaacaaaatgaaccttggtataaaaacatgtttatatGAAACGTGGAACCCCAGTTAATAATAAGACCCTCTTCAGCCACAAAGAAAATTTTAAAACTTCATATAAAATTGGTAATAGCATATATACCAACACAGAGCCAAGAACTTTTAACAGGGTTGGGGCAgataaatattacatttaactTTGAAAACATcttaatatttgtatttactTTGCATTTGGCTGCCTCCAGAGCTGCCACTGcgttttccttcctcttcctctctgcctctctgagttgctcctcctccttcctcttcacctcctccacctcctttttcttcctcttctctgcctcctctcgtttcttctgctcttccagGATCGGGTCTTTGTCCCTCTTGGTTCTCATCAGCCGGATGGCTCTCTTCTTGCCTTTTTCCTGCGGGAACAAAATGACACCGTTAGTGgaggttttttcctcctcttcattggATTTTCACTCCTCGTGCTCACCAACGCCAGCGTGAACTCCACCTCCTTGTGCACGTCTTCAGAACTGAACTCTGAGTCACTGAAGTTCTCACAGGTGTCGAAGGAAAGCTCTCCGTGATCGGCCGAGTTGACAATGCCTTCATCGCCCGACAGCCAGGTGATCACACCCTAAATACCAGCAGATGACACACGGAGAACACAAGAGGCATAATTAAAATGTATCATTTTTAAACATACCTTACAGTTTCACACTTACAATTACATTCATGTTCTCCAATGAGTCAATATCACTATCATTGATAAATTGCTGCCAATGTTTACCAGCTCTCTGATCTCCTTGGTGTAGCTGAAGGTGAAGGGGACTTTAGGCTTGATGTTGGTTGCCATTTTCCTCCCGGTTGCTACATTATAGAGCAGGTTGATCAGCACGTGGTCGTTCTTCAGCAGTGTGATGCCACAGTCGCggtggtcaaaggtcacgttgGTCTTGATGGGGCCGATATTTGCATGAATCTGGCCTGGGTAACCTGGCGTCTGAGGCTGAAATTACACGTGATGTCAGGATTTAAGTCAGGATTGTTAGATTTTTAAGAGACCCTGCAGATGTGAATAATAGACGATAGGTGGATGCATCTTTTCCAAAACTTTCAGTGGACTCTTCACTGTCACatcagtaaacaggaagtgctcaccGAGGGCTCCGTGATGGTCTGTGTAACGACACCTTCATACAGCTCTGGGTCTAACTTCATGTTGGGTTCCACTTCCGGCGTCATGCTGTTCTGTAATTGCTGAACGCTGTCGTTGTCGTTTTGACTGTTGTCCCCCTTGCTGGCAGAGGATGCAGAGGCGGAGCAGATGGTCAGGAGGAGGGGCTCCTTCACCCGTTTGATCCGGATGGCACGGTTGCCTGATCTCAGCTGAGGAGACAGCAGTTTCAGATGAAAGCCCCACTAAAACTGCCCCAGAGAGGGCTATGTGGATGCCTCACCGTGATCACAGTGAACTCCACTTCCTCGTTGACGTCCTCTACAGTAAACTCCACATCGCTTAAATTTTCTTTGACGTCAAAGGGAAGCTCGCCGTGCTTCTCGGACTTAACGACACCTTCGCCATCCTTCAGGCAGATGATGACGCCCTGCGGAAGAGAACTCATTAGAGACAAAAGCCATTTTACACAGAGGGCTGACCTGTAAGGGACACTTCCTGCCAGCTGACCTGCTCTCGGATCTCCTGAGTTTCACTGAAAGTCGATGGGATCTTGGGCTTGATGTTAGTGGCGCGCCTCTTCTCGGTGACAATATCGGTCAGCAGATTGATGAGCACCTGGTCGTTCTTCAGCAGTGTAACCGTGCTGTCCTTTGCGTCAAATGTCAGATTTGTCCTGAGCGGCCCGATGCTCACGTGGACCTGACCTGGGTACTGACGCTCGCCAGgctgcagagcaaaaaaaaaaaatgcagtcaACAACCAGGAATCTGAGGATGAAATGAGTGAGTTCCAAATCAACTGACCTGAGGCTCCACAATCGGCTGAGTCACCACAGCCTCGTAGATTTCTGGTTCCACATTCTCCGTTCCACCAGGTGCCACCTTCACATCCGTCGCTATTAGACTCCCCTACATCACATCATTGATGTAAAAAGATTAAAACACACACCGGCGACTGATGGCGCACTTTAATTTTCCACAAATTGACAAAACCTATACGATTTTTTGGAGTCAGACTAACGTTTACGGTTGTGTTCAGCATAATTTGCCCTGGACACATTTCAGGAGAACTGGAAAATGTATTTAGATGTGTTTAATCTATTTAAGTGGCACGCGTGGTGGAGGGCTGACTGTCATCTTGCCTTCTCCTTGCAGGCAGTGAAGTGGACTCGAACACCAGGCGTCATTGCTTTTGGATTTCCAAAAAAGACGTCAAAGCTGAAGGTGTACTTCTGCAGGTCTTCTCTCTCAATGTAGCCAAAGCTCGGCTGGAAACAGATAAACGTCTATCAATTATAATCTCGGAAGATTACATAAAACTCACACCAAACATTCAACAATTTACATACATTTGTCAATGTATCtggatgtatatatatatatattttgattGCAAATATCAAACCTATAAGCCATTGGTCACATGACATGACCTAAACAAGTTGCTGCATGTGCACATTCTCACCCCAATAAACGAAATGATGCCTGTCGACCTTCCTGGGGGAGGCCTGGAAACAGAATGAAAGAAGGTATTTTTGCCAGCAAATGAGATTGTTTTGACAAAAGACAAGGAAAGCATGGGGACCTACTTCTCAAACGTGCGCTTCCCCAGGAGGCCAAGAGCCTTGCTGGTGTTAGGTTTATTTGTAGGTTTAGGTCGTGGGGCAACAGTGGGTGGCTCAGTCGCCGGCGTCGGGACAGGCTCCTCAGTCTTTTTGGCATCTGATGGTGCCGATTCTGTGGGTGGTGCCGAAATCAAGGCTTTGATCTGGAAGAAAAGATGGAAACCATTGAGGTATTTGGGGGCTTTATGAGGCTGAGAGGGTTCCacacagcaacaaaacaaacgCACCCACTCAGGCTGGTCTGGCGGAGGGTTGGGCAGCACTTCCTCTACAACTGGCTGAACAGGAAGGAAGATTTTCAGCAATGACACGATAAACATTGAACAAGCACAGCATCATTAATAGTGTGTTACCTCCCCTGTCCACCCAGTGGGGTACCCTCCAAAACCCACAGGGGGTGGGATTCCTGGGGTAAGAATCCCTGTGGGAGGAATCCCGGGTGGTGGGATGCATGGAGGAGGAACCGGGGCCACATatgctgcagcatctggaggAAGTGATCCTGGTGGCAGTGTCTCACTTCCCCATAGTTCAGGGGGACCTTCAGGACGCCAATCAGATGGGGGGCTCCAGTCTCTAGGGTGCATTCTCCAGCCTTCAGGGTGACGTAGCCCCCAGTCGTCAGGATTAGCTGGTCTCCAGTCATCAGGGTGACGTGGTCTCCAGTCCTCTGGTGGACGCAACCAATCTTCAGGATGACCACCCCAGCCTAGTGGTGGGGGTCCTCTTGGTACCCAGTCAGGTGGCTCAGATCCTCTTGAACCCCATCCACGTGGAGGCAGGTGGCCCCATCCACCTGGTGGAGGTGGACCCCATCCATCTGGCAGAGGGGGGCCTCTTGGGTCCCATCCTTCTGGCGGTATTGGTGGCCATCTCTCTGGAGGTAGAGGACCCCAGCCGTCGGGTGCCAGTGGGCCTCCTGGTGGCCGAGGACCCCATCCACCTGGTCGTGGAGGGCCCCAGCCTGGCGGGCCTATGTCGAAAGGCGGACCGTCTTCGCCTGGCGGTCCCGTTGTGGGTCGACTCCGTTTTGGTCCCATCATGTTTCCACGGGAGCTGCGAGGAGCAGACGGCTGACTAAACTAGCTACCGACACAACTGTCTAAACGGCAACAGCGTGCTGTACGAACGTAAACCAGCGTTTTGGGTGGAAACTAACCTCTTTTAACACCATAACGTCACTGATGTTGATGAAAAATCATTTTTACTGAAAGGCTGTAACTGTACGTGCAAATCAACACAGCACTGTGCAGAACTTCTTCTTTATATCACGTCTTCTGCTGGCGCGCGCCCCCTTCGGATGGAGGATGAATTACAACGAGCTACAACGACTGATCGCCATTTGTGGacttaaaaaatgttttaatgtacCCAAGTTGACGATAAAGTGATTTTAGTATTTACAGTTATAATCCCACCTGTCTGCTCTTGGGTGAAATAACGCATTTTGGAGGACTGGATGATTAAGGATTTTGTAAGaggataaaataataaaagggGAGTCGTAGGGGGGTTttgttttgcatgtttgttttgttttctttaaataaagaaCCCGGGATAAAGAAATTGTATGATAATCAGCAATGACCTCTATTTAAAAATGGCCTTGATaattgataataaaaaaaattctaagGACTATGAATGTCAACTTTGTATTATTTGACCACTCTCTTTGAGATTAAAGATTCTCCAGTCAAACTAATCACTTGTGTTGTTCTCCAAAGAGGCGGAGCctaaaaataatgataaaaattAAATGACAAGGAGCCTCTATCGCTGTAATATGAAAAAGGGTCAAATAAACAGAAATCTA from Takifugu rubripes chromosome 4, fTakRub1.2, whole genome shotgun sequence includes:
- the LOC105416353 gene encoding uncharacterized protein isoform X3 codes for the protein MMGPKRSRPTTGPPGEDGPPFDIGPPGWGPPRPGGWGPRPPGGPLAPDGWGPLPPERWPPIPPEGWDPRGPPLPDGWGPPPPGGWGHLPPRGWGSRGSEPPDWVPRGPPPLGWGGHPEDWLRPPEDWRPRHPDDWRPANPDDWGLRHPEGWRMHPRDWSPPSDWRPEGPPELWGSETLPPGSLPPDAAAYVAPVPPPCIPPPGIPPTGILTPGIPPPVGFGGYPTGWTGEPVVEEVLPNPPPDQPEWIKALISAPPTESAPSDAKKTEEPVPTPATEPPTVAPRPKPTNKPNTSKALGLLGKRTFEKPPPGRSTGIISFIGPSFGYIEREDLQKYTFSFDVFFGNPKAMTPGVRVHFTACKEKGSLIATDVKVAPGGTENVEPEIYEAVVTQPIVEPQPGERQYPGQVHVSIGPLRTNLTFDAKDSTVTLLKNDQVLINLLTDIVTEKRRATNIKPKIPSTFSETQEIREQGVIICLKDGEGVVKSEKHGELPFDVKENLSDVEFTVEDVNEEVEFTVITLRSGNRAIRIKRVKEPLLLTICSASASSASKGDNSQNDNDSVQQLQNSMTPEVEPNMKLDPELYEGVVTQTITEPSPQTPGYPGQIHANIGPIKTNVTFDHRDCGITLLKNDHVLINLLYNVATGRKMATNIKPKVPFTFSYTKEIRELGVITWLSGDEGIVNSADHGELSFDTCENFSDSEFSSEDVHKEVEFTLALEKGKKRAIRLMRTKRDKDPILEEQKKREEAEKRKKKEVEEVKRKEEEQLREAERKRKENAVAALEAAKCKWTPLGFKVRDPDTLDEISKERFEGTVLKAISRNMKIKQEPTEEQGATKNGQMPVTQVKIKVEKTTEDEKEEGAEEEERMEIKVEKEEDVKLLPDANAGGEAKPEPSMGRLVMTVDGQQKQLSFCPNDLLSTATMFDGDRVRFHIATHLETKAERATYVEILPESFEESNEQRQHGIVIEFSDNSGLIKCSQNPQLYFHMFEVVEKKKLELNEKVDFSLAAHETAEGGIQAIRIKRYTESVFLPVRKLGGVGASKGKMTIKLAKALEDTEKVKQNTEKLKAVVKSLRTRDSKTSVHKRNCSLNRYRHSRSRSRSRSRSRSRSRSKSRSRSRSRSRGGTRSRSRSPKRDEFGRTLKKRPSSSSTDRDRKGSRIVRSRERSYRRSKSRSRSRERSRDRANKKRSKVSREREESHRRRKEASPPPRRAGIVEDELAQKKRELEELNEMIAYKKSLVERDPGHRTCIDYDHGRIAVPLAEYRPVRSILKKRPEGPEYLQHPSRLYEDPYYDRPYSPYQERLYGDRYGDPYSGHPYSDRHPYSDRLYEARPYGEGVYSDPLPTSTRYTDRYDVYDEPYEDRYCDPPYDPYRSSQSSQSSVPSTQSGDVLSGSTKTQGPHSAAESSSHHPYRPPSPTEPPPRSPSPQLSHTKPRQSPPVEKPAAQKPLDRFLDMLNKKVDAEKKSEPVYGSDDLLPHERALHDGKGFSRIVGMAQELTKSRLKVDAEEHSSPEWLPTSQDSKSQAEPYEKIQSLLRTIGLKLSTGDVSKLASRAQEKIYSPKSSSAERETLSSSRAERYTGRTGSSESEALHSLSPARASSLEPHSRHEAVSEYEDFLDQKELESLKKAQMLQSLTKTMGTKSPTPSSLRPPAPPPSHYQHPTPSSNFPLGTITQSSLGMSSATFSGGFAQTPGAGHSAQQFGPVAGLSTEVPLHLPGQHPPGTPPQRPHGPTPPGPPPGPPPRRPAGQPPYSPPSAQAVLPFIDQPRAAPHLKSDGPSACVSTATVTPSEAAKLSPPDDEKSAISTTVARCLKVIETVKSLSAQSSPKIAKSVQFSLPTEPSTYGLQSLAETEEDIKIKQKEKLDVYNQRILEKREQQYQDLLARKKAEKSRDCTLIPPGPSEGEGQTGDLFNLLNPPDCITELEPDQDSPIEMLFRTALQNHQAADSQAHFVRPDGKLLSLQV
- the LOC105416353 gene encoding uncharacterized protein isoform X4, with the translated sequence MMGPKRSRPTTGPPGEDGPPFDIGPPGWGPPRPGGWGPRPPGGPLAPDGWGPLPPERWPPIPPEGWDPRGPPLPDGWGPPPPGGWGHLPPRGWGSRGSEPPDWVPRGPPPLGWGGHPEDWLRPPEDWRPRHPDDWRPANPDDWGLRHPEGWRMHPRDWSPPSDWRPEGPPELWGSETLPPGSLPPDAAAYVAPVPPPCIPPPGIPPTGILTPGIPPPVGFGGYPTGWTGEPVVEEVLPNPPPDQPEWIKALISAPPTESAPSDAKKTEEPVPTPATEPPTVAPRPKPTNKPNTSKALGLLGKRTFEKPPPGRSTGIISFIGPSFGYIEREDLQKYTFSFDVFFGNPKAMTPGVRVHFTACKEKGSLIATDVKVAPGGTENVEPEIYEAVVTQPIVEPQPGERQYPGQVHVSIGPLRTNLTFDAKDSTVTLLKNDQVLINLLTDIVTEKRRATNIKPKIPSTFSETQEIREQGVIICLKDGEGVVKSEKHGELPFDVKENLSDVEFTVEDVNEEVEFTVITLRSGNRAIRIKRVKEPLLLTICSASASSASKGDNSQNDNDSVQQLQNSMTPEVEPNMKLDPELYEGVVTQTITEPSPQTPGYPGQIHANIGPIKTNVTFDHRDCGITLLKNDHVLINLLYNVATGRKMATNIKPKVPFTFSYTKEIRELGVITWLSGDEGIVNSADHGELSFDTCENFSDSEFSSEDVHKEVEFTLALEKGKKRAIRLMRTKRDKDPILEEQKKREEAEKRKKKEVEEVKRKEEEQLREAERKRKENAVAALEAAKCKWTPLGFKVRDPDTLDEISKERFEGTVLKAISRNMKIKQEPTEEQGATKNGQMPVTQVKIKVEKTTEDEKEEGAEEEERMEIKVEKEEDVKLLPDANAGGEAKPEPSMGRLVMTVDGQQKQLSFCPNDLLSTATMFDGDRVRFHIATHLETKAERATYVEILPESFEESNEQRQHGIVIEFSDNSGLIKCSQNPQLYFHMFEVVEKKKLELNEKVDFSLAAHETAEGGIQAIRIKRYTESVFLPVRKLGGVGASKGKMTIKLAKALEDTEKVKQNTEKLKAVVKSLRTRDSKTSVHKRNCSLNRYRHSRSRSRSRSRSRSRSRSKSRSRSRSRSRGGTRSRSRSPKRDEFGRTLKKRPSSSSTDRDRKGSRIVRSRERSYRRSKSRSRSRERSRDRANKKRSKVSREREESHRRRKEASPPPRRAGIVEDELAQKKRELEELNEMIAYKKSLVERDPGHRTCIDYDHGRIAVPLAEYRPVRSILKKRPEGPEYLQHPSRLYEDPYYDRPYSPYQERLYGDRYGDPYSGHPYSDRHPYSDRLYEARPYGEGVYSDPLPTSTRYTDRYDVYDEPYEDRYCDPPYDPYRSSQSSQSSVPSTQSGDVLSGSTKTQGPHSAAESSSHHPYRPPSPTEPPPRSPSPQLSHTKPRQSPPVEKPAAQKPLDRFLDMLNKKVDAEKKSEPVYGSDDLLPHERALHDGKGFSRIVGMAQELTKSRLKVDAEEHSSPEWLPTSQDSKSQAEPYEKIQSLLRTIGLKLSTGDVSKLASRAQEKIYSPKSSSAERETLSSSRAERYTGRTGSSESEALHSLSPARASSLEPHSRHEAVSEYEDFLDQKELESLKKAQMLQSLTKTMGTKSPTPSSLRPPAPPPSHYQHPTPSSNFPLGTITQSSLGMSSATFSGGFAQTPGAGHSAQQFGPVAGLSTEVPLHLPGQHPPGTPPQRPHGPTPPGPPPGPPPRRPAGQPPYSPPSAQAVLPFIDQPRAAPHLKSDGPSACVSTATVTPSEAAKLSPPDDEKSAISTTVARCLKVIETVKSLSAQSSPKIAKSVQFSLPTEPSTYGLQSLAETEEDIKIKQKEKLDVYNQRILEKREQQYQDLLARKKAEKSRDCTLIPPGPSEGEGQTGDLFNLLNPPDCITELEPDQDSPIESNALQNSSTESPSC